GCGCGGATGGCGCTATAGCGGGCCTCCCAGTCGTAGTGGGCCTTCGAATGGACAGGCCACAACCGCTCAGCAATAACGGCCTCATGGTGACTACGATTGAACGCCACCAGCTCACCATAAGCCGGTAACAACGGCACCACGCGCCAGAGGAAGTCGTGCCGTACTTCCGCGCCCTGAGGCCGGCTGAAAGACCAGGCATGAAAGCCAGCCGGGTCCATATAGGTGGCGAGAGTGCGGATCAGACTGTCCTTGCCGCTGGCATCCAGGCCGTGGACCATCAGCAGCACGGCGCGCTTGCGATTGGCCCATAGGCGGCGCTGGTACTCGCCGATCTGCTCCAGGCTGGTCTCGAGATGCGGTAGCGCACTCGTATCCTCCATGTCCGGGGCATAATCCTCGATGCGCGGACGCCCGGGATCGAAAAGCCAGGACTCGTTGAAAGGTGTAGTGATCATGTTCCTCCCGATGATCGCCGCAAATTGACCGTAACTTCACGGATTGGGGTCTGGGTGTTCGGCAATGGTAAACTTCGAGCTACTTCATTCTTTTCCCGATTCAAGACACGAACCATGAGCAAGAAGCGTCGCGAAATCCCGGTATTCGACCAGCCAATTATCGAGACCCACTGCCACCTGGACTATCTCAAGGATAGACCATTGGAAGAAACGCTCGCAGAGGCCCAGCGCGTGAATATCGAGCGCATCGTCACCATTGCCGTGTCGCCGGACAACCTGGCCACCGTGCGCGATCTTACCGGCCAGGCCGACTTCGTCTACGGCACCCAGGGTGTTCACCCGCACGATGCGGAGGCCTACACCGACGCCGCCGAACAAGAAATCCGCGCCCACGTCGGTGGTGACAAGATGGTGGCCGTTGGCGAAATAGGGCTGGATTATTTCTATGACAATGCCGACCGCAACATCCAGCGGGAGGTGTTCCGCCGCCAGCTGCAGATCGCCTGCGATACCGATCGTCCGGTGGTGATCCACAGCCGCGAGGCGGACGAGGACACTATAGAAATCCTCAGGGAATTCGAAGCTACCCTCAAGCGCCGGGGCGTGATCCACAGCTTCACCTCCGGCCCCGGACTGGCGCGCTACGCCCTGGAACAAGGGTGGTGCCTGGGCTTCAACGGCATCTCCACCTTCAACAAGGCGGAAAACGTGCGGGATATCATCCGCATGACGCCTATCGAGCAACTCTTGCTGGAAACCGATTCCCCGTTCCTGACGCCGGTGCCCTACCGTGGTCGGGAAAACGCGCCATTCTACATCCCGTTCGTTGCCGAGAAGGTCGCCGAGGTCAAGGATCTGCCCCTAGAGCATGTGCTCACCCAGACCTACGCCAATAGTCTGAAACTCTTCTTTGATCACTTGAACGGTGCCCCCGCCTAACCGCTGTGGTCGGTCGTGCGAAGAAACGGATATCTTTTCACACGGTTTTCACATGCGGTTGCTCTGAAATCGTCTAGACTTCGTACAGCAAAGGGACACGTCGACATGACGCTTTTGGCGGGACGATTCGTTATCTGTAACCGGCACCGCGTGCACTATGATCAAGCGCATTCCTATCCGTTCTCTCAAGGTCGGTATGTACGTTACCGACCTGAACAACGACTGGATCCCCCATAACAATGACAAGCGACGGGGGATTGTTCGCACAGACGAAACCATCGAAAAGATCAAACGCCTGGGTGTAACCCAGATCTATATCGATCCCTCGAAGGGCTTGGATAGCATCGACGGAGAACCCGTTCACGAAGTCGACAAACAGAACGAAACGTTATTGCAGCAGGCGGGAGGGCTTGCCCCCCACCTGGCTCCCCATGCGGCGCTCGACGAAGAGATGATCATCGCCAGGCGCATCCATAGCGAAACCCAGAGCCTCGTCGGTAACCTGATGCAGGACGTGAAGCTGGGCAAAGCCATTGACTTGGCGCCGGTACACGAACTGGCAGGCAACATCCAGGAATCCGTGTTCCGCAATCCCAACGCCATGGCCTGCCTGGGACGTATTCGTGAAAAGGACAATTACCTGCTGGAGCACTCAGTCAACCTGAGCGTGTTGATGTCGATCTTTGGTAAGGCCATGACGCACCCGCCGGATGTGCTCCACCAAACGGTGGTCGGTGCCCTGCTGCACGATATCGGCAAGATCCTCACCCCGGACGAAATCCTGCATAAACCCGGCCGTCTGACCCCGGAAGAGTTCGCGGTCATGAAAAAGCACGCGGTCCACTCCCATGACATCCTGGCCAGCACGGAAGGCATTGGCGAGCTGACCCTGCTCACCGCCGCCCAGCACCACGAACGCATGGACGGCAGCGGCTATCCTTGCGGGCTGAAAGGCGAGGACATTTCGGTCTACGGTCGCATGGTGGCTATTGCCGATGTCTACGATGCCATTACCTCCAACCGGGTCTACCACGTGGGCATGACCCCGACCCAGGGACTGAAAAAGCTGCTGGAATGGAGCGGCGACCACCTCGATCCCGAACTGGTGCGCCAGTTTATCCGGTGCATCGGCATTTACCCTGTGGGTTCATTGGTGTTGTTGGAGAGTGGTCGTCTTGGCGTGGTTATCGAGGGCAACGAAGATGACCAGCGCCTGCCGGTCATCCGAATCATGTACCACACCCGATTCCGTATGCCGATCAAGGTGGAGACCCTGGACCTGACCAAGCCCAATGCCCAGGATCGAATCGTGCGTGCCGTCGATCCGGCGACCTACAAGATCGACATCAGGCGCTTCCTGGCCTGAATTCCCTTGCTCAGTGCGAGACAGCCCCGTCATCCCCGATCTGGCTGACGATCCAGTAGGTGATGCCAACGGCAATCACGATCATCGCGATACCCCACAGGTAGGCCGGCTCCACCGTTTCCAGGTCGAGGATGATGACCTTCCGCGAGATGGCCATGAGCGCGGTCGCGATCACAATTTTCACGTGGAAGACATTATCCCTCAGGTAGATGGTGATATTGACGAAGATCTCTATCGCGATCAGTACCGCCATGAAGGCTCCGAAAGTGGCCAGCATGTCCGAAATCGTGAGGATATACCGAGGCGGTGTAACCAGCTTCTGGTAAAGCGTCCAGGCCACGTCCACCACGCCCATCAGGATCACGAAAACCATGAGCAGAGCCAGTACCCGCAATGCACCCCGGATCAGCATGTTCAGCTTGTCCAGGAGAAGCGGGTCGAAGCCCTTGCGCAATCCGCTCTTCTCTGACTCGCTCGGCGTTTTGTCTGATGTGCTCGATTCGGCCATGGCTCGTTTCCTTCCACTAGGGACATAAAAAAAGGGGCCCTCAGGCCCCTTCGCTGGATATCGCTCTGTCAGGCGGCTTGGTGCCTCGGTGCCGGAGACGGACGCGCCTGAATGTAATCGGCATCTACCGGTACGTAGCGCTGGTGTCCTGTCTGTTCGGGCAGTGCATAGACGTGATAGGCCTCGGGCCCGAACGGGTCCAGCGCCGTGTCCACATGCTCATAGGTCTCTGGCACCGGCTCGCCGGAATACACCACTCGGAACTGGCGCTGCCGGACCGGAATATCGACATTCAGCGGTACTTCCACCCAGAGGTACACGGCCTTTTCCGCGAGCAGGTATTCGCACCGCACGACGCGATAACCCTCGCGCAGGTTCAATGCCTTCGGTTCTCCCGATATATCAAGACGATACTTATGAACAGTCTTCATGGTTCAGCCCTCTGACCGTGAGTAACAGCTCTATCATCGGTGCGGATGGATCGGGATAAAACAGATTATTTGAGCATTATCGTTCGGTTTATTCGAAGGTTAACGCCGCGCCGTGATGCGTTGGCGGCAGATGGCTTCCACCGCCGGGTGGGTGCTTTGTCGCGTTCGGGTGATGGCGTAGAGGTGGTCGGTCACTCCCTCCACATGCCCCAGACAGGCCACCTCATACTGCCGGCAGACTTCGTCGGCGATGAGCGTCGGCGCGGCGAATACGCCCTGTCCCTGCCGCCCGAATACCTTGATCAGCGCGCTGTCGTCGATTTCCGCCCGCACCTTGAGACGCACACCCTGCTCACTGAACCAGCGGGTCAGCTGGTGCAGGTAGGGCGCGTCGAGGGCGTTGGCCAGGAATGGCTGGCCATTGAGACTGGCCGGATAGCCCGGCGTCAGACGCTGCGCCAATGCCGGTGCCGCGAACAGGCTGATACCGGACTGGCCCAGCTCGTGAAGATGCCAGCGTGCGCCGGCATCGGTCAGCGGCACACGGTCAGTCAGCAGGACATCCAGCTGCTGACGTGCGAGATCCCTCAGCAGGTCCTCGATACGCGCCGTGCGACATGTAAGCTGCACGTCCCGATCCAACGTCAGGGCGGGTTCAATCAGATGGTAGGCAATCAGCTTGTGGATAGAGGCAGAGACGCCAACCACCAGCTTCAATGGCCGGTCCTCAGGGGCACTTTGGACCACCTGGCACAATTCATCGGCAACCGAAAACATCTCATCGGCGTAGCCCAGAACCGTGCGCCCGAGATCAGTCAGGAACAGGCGCCGGCTTTCCCGTCGAAATAACAGACCACCGACCGCCTGTTCCAGGCTGGCAAGTTGGCCGCTAAGCGTCTGGGGCGCCAGATCGAGGCGTTCGCTGGCCTGAGCCAGCGACCCCTCGTGGGCGATGACCCAAAAATAGTAGAGGTGACGGAAATTCAGGGTATCGAGCATCCTGGAATCCTGTGGCAGGCGTCGGCATCATCCTAGAGGGATTTACGCCGACGCTCCAGCCATGGACCGTTGGACCCGAGCAGCTCAGCTATCGTCCAGATGCTTACCCAGCATGGCGTGATACAGTTCCCGGTCACCGATGGCGCCGATAATCGCACCGTTTTCCTCCACTAACAGGCTGTGGCCGGTGAAGTAGCGGATCTCCACTGCATCACGCAGGGGCGTGGACGGAGCGATACAGGTGGGCCGCTTTGCCAGACTGTCGATGGCCTGCCCTTCCTGCCAGTGTTGGGTCTGGTAGGTCTGGCCCTGACTGGTAACGACCGCTTTCTCGGCGCTTTCCGGTGTATGCAGCCAGGTATCGTAGCGCTTGTTGAGGCAGCGGTTGCCCTCGGCGTCTTCCGGCACCTGGTCGATCGGCAGCATCAGCGAGCGCGCCGCCAGTACGTTCAAAGGATTGGTACTGGCCACGAAGCTCTTGACGTAATCGTTCTCCGGCTTGAGCACGATAGATTCCGGCTTGCCGTGCTGGACAATCTGGCCGTCCTTCATGATGGCTATGTGAGAGCCCAACTTGAGAGCCTCGTCCAGATCGTGGCTGACGAAGACAATGGTCTTTTGCAGCTCCGCCTGCAGGCTCAGGAGCTCGTCCTGCAACTGGTGGCGGATTAGCGGATCCAGCGCCGAGAACGGTTCGTCCATCAACAGGATTTCAGACTCGGTGGCCAGGGCGCGGGCCAGACCCACGCGCTGGCGCATGCCGCCGGAAAGCTCGTCGGGTCGACACTTGGCCCAATCCTGCAGCCCAACCAGCTCCAGTTGGCGCTGGACCTTCTCCTGCCGCTCGGACTTGCCGAGCCCCTGCAGTTCCAGTCCGAACCCAACGTTCTCTTCGACGGTAAGCCAGGGCATCAGCGCGAAGCTCTGGAACACCATGGACACGCGTCGGGTGCGGATATCCCGCTGCACCTTGTCGCTGGCCTGGGTGAAGTCCACCGACTGGCCGTCATGTTCAATGCGAATGGCGCCGCTGGTGACGTTGTTCAGGCCGTTGATACAGCGCAACAGGCTGGACTTGCCCGACCCGGACAGGCCCATCAGGACGCAGATTTCGCCTTTCTTGATGGACAGGTTGGCACCCTGGACACCGACCACCAAGCCGGTCTTTTCACGGATGGCCTCGCGGTCCAGGCCCTGCTCGATCATCGGCAGAGCTCGCCGGGGTTGCCGACCAAACACCACATTGACGTTTTCCAGCTCAATCATGCGGAAGCCTCCCCGGGATTTTTCTGACGGAAGAAACGGTCCATCCAGATCGCCAGCAGGACGATAGCCAGACCGGCCTCGAAGCCCTTACCGATGTCCACCGTGTTCAGCGCACGTACGACCGGTACGCCCAGGCCATCGGCGCCGACCAATGCGGCGATGACCACCATGGACAGCGACAGCATGATGCACTGGGTAATACCCGCGCCGATGGAGCTCATGGCCGCGGGCAGTTCGATCTTGAACAACAGTTGGCGATCGGTACATCCGAACGCCTTGCCCGCTTCCACCAGTTCGGTGGGCACCTGGGAAATACCCAGGTAGGTCAGGCGCACAGGCGCCGCAATCGCGAAGATCACGGTGGAAATAACGCCCGGCACGACGCCGAGACCAAACAGGGTCAGCGTCGGAATCAGATAGACGAAGGGCGGGATGGTCTGCATTAGGTCCAGGATCGGCTGGATACCCTTGTACAGCCATTGGTGATGCGCCGCATAAATCCCCAGCGGTATCCCGATGACAATACAAAGGACCGTGGCGTAGAGCACCAGCGACAGGGTCGCCATGGTGTCTTCCCAGTATCCCAGGTTCCAGATCAGCAGGAAGCTGATCAACGTGAAAGCAGTGAGTCCCCAGCGACGGTGGCGCAGATGGGCGGCGACAGTGAACAGCGCCACCATCACACCTGGCGGTACCCAGAGCAGGCCGTCGGTGAGACCGTGGATCAGGCCACCGAGGTTTTCCGATATGGCATCGAAGAACCCGCTACCGTTGTCGATGAGAAAATTGACAACCTCTTCCATGAAGTCGCCGAATGGCAATTGATGCTCGGTTATCCAGCTCATGGTGTTGTGTCTTTTCAGGTTCAGAAAGGATTCTGGCGCCGGTCCCGCAGAGACCGGCGCACAGATACGACGGGCTTACTTAAGGCTGGCCTTGACCGCCGGCAGCGCAGGCTCGCCGTCGATCGTGGTCACGCCTTCGAGCCACTTGTCCAGAACGGACGGGTTATTGGCGAGCCATGCGTGGGCCGCGTCGCGGGGCTCCTCGCCGTCATTGAGGATGGCGCCCATAACCTCGTTCTCCATCTGCAGCGAGAATTCGAGGTTCTCCAGCAGTTGACCCACGTTCGGGCACTCGTCCAGGTAGCCTTCACGGACGTTGGTGTGGACGGTGGCGCCACCGAAGTTCGGGCCGAAGAACTCATCGCCACCGGACAGGTATTCCAGGTCGTGGTTGGCGTTCATCGGATGCGGTTCCCACGCCAGGAAAACAATCCACTCGTCACGGCGCACGGCGCGGCCCACCTGGGACAACATGCCGGCTTCGCTGGATTCGACCACGCGGAAATCACTCAGGCCGAAAGCGTCCTGGTCGATCATGTCCTGGATCAGGCGGTTGCCGTCGTTACCCGGCTCGATACCGTAGATGCGGTTATCGAACTTATCGGCGTTCTTGGCAATATCCTCAAAGCTGGTAACACCGGCATCGTAAACATACTGGGGGACGGCCAGCGTATACTTCGCACCGGTGAGATTGGTGCGGACGTCTTCGACTTCGCCGCTTTCCAGGTACGGGCGGATATCGGCTTCCATCGTGGGCATCCAGTTGCCCAGGAAAACGTCGATATCGTCATTCTTCAGGGAGCGGTAGGTGACCGGCACGGACAACACCTTGGCTTCCGGCTGGTAACCCATGCCCTCCAGTACTTCGGAGGTCAGTGCGGTAGTTGCGGTGATATCGGTCCAGCCCACATCGGCAAAACGTACGGGCTTGCATTCCTGGTTTGGAGCAGCCAATACCGCACCGCTTAACATCAAACCACCCGTTATCATCAGACCATTAAGAGCCAAAAAGAACTTCTTCATCGTTTTCTCCTTTCTCCAGCTGGAGGAGCCTGTGAGAAACACCCGGCCTGGGTCAGAAGGAATCATCGACCCGAAAGCCACATCGAGTGTCTGTCAGACGCTCCCCGTTTCTTTTGTGAAAGATCGCTTCGTCTGTAAACGAACGCTCAGCAAAAGCGTTATGGGAAAAACATCATTGTTGTCGTTCAAACGCGCCTGTTTCGACGCTTATCATCTTTACCCTTACAACACCGGCTACCGGCGTAATGCCTGCGGTTACCTCTGGCTGTTCTGCCAATCCGGATGCTCCCAGACATCGACCGGCGTAGGGCTTAGCAGCTCCCGTCCGCGGATATG
The window above is part of the Marinobacter nanhaiticus D15-8W genome. Proteins encoded here:
- a CDS encoding LysR family transcriptional regulator codes for the protein MLDTLNFRHLYYFWVIAHEGSLAQASERLDLAPQTLSGQLASLEQAVGGLLFRRESRRLFLTDLGRTVLGYADEMFSVADELCQVVQSAPEDRPLKLVVGVSASIHKLIAYHLIEPALTLDRDVQLTCRTARIEDLLRDLARQQLDVLLTDRVPLTDAGARWHLHELGQSGISLFAAPALAQRLTPGYPASLNGQPFLANALDAPYLHQLTRWFSEQGVRLKVRAEIDDSALIKVFGRQGQGVFAAPTLIADEVCRQYEVACLGHVEGVTDHLYAITRTRQSTHPAVEAICRQRITARR
- a CDS encoding choline ABC transporter substrate-binding protein; the encoded protein is MKKFFLALNGLMITGGLMLSGAVLAAPNQECKPVRFADVGWTDITATTALTSEVLEGMGYQPEAKVLSVPVTYRSLKNDDIDVFLGNWMPTMEADIRPYLESGEVEDVRTNLTGAKYTLAVPQYVYDAGVTSFEDIAKNADKFDNRIYGIEPGNDGNRLIQDMIDQDAFGLSDFRVVESSEAGMLSQVGRAVRRDEWIVFLAWEPHPMNANHDLEYLSGGDEFFGPNFGGATVHTNVREGYLDECPNVGQLLENLEFSLQMENEVMGAILNDGEEPRDAAHAWLANNPSVLDKWLEGVTTIDGEPALPAVKASLK
- a CDS encoding DUF7352 domain-containing protein yields the protein MKTVHKYRLDISGEPKALNLREGYRVVRCEYLLAEKAVYLWVEVPLNVDIPVRQRQFRVVYSGEPVPETYEHVDTALDPFGPEAYHVYALPEQTGHQRYVPVDADYIQARPSPAPRHQAA
- a CDS encoding polyphosphate kinase 2 family protein: MITTPFNESWLFDPGRPRIEDYAPDMEDTSALPHLETSLEQIGEYQRRLWANRKRAVLLMVHGLDASGKDSLIRTLATYMDPAGFHAWSFSRPQGAEVRHDFLWRVVPLLPAYGELVAFNRSHHEAVIAERLWPVHSKAHYDWEARYSAIRAFETHLSREGTTVIKCWLRTSDEEHRRRLLKRLDKPRKRWKFDPSDVEGWRLRDEYQAYAEEAIAATHTDDGPWLMIPGDRKPVARSIIAAVLAEQLQKLAPDYPAEDEATLKAYRKLLESGD
- a CDS encoding phosphate-starvation-inducible PsiE family protein → MAESSTSDKTPSESEKSGLRKGFDPLLLDKLNMLIRGALRVLALLMVFVILMGVVDVAWTLYQKLVTPPRYILTISDMLATFGAFMAVLIAIEIFVNITIYLRDNVFHVKIVIATALMAISRKVIILDLETVEPAYLWGIAMIVIAVGITYWIVSQIGDDGAVSH
- the choW gene encoding choline ABC transporter permease subunit, coding for MSWITEHQLPFGDFMEEVVNFLIDNGSGFFDAISENLGGLIHGLTDGLLWVPPGVMVALFTVAAHLRHRRWGLTAFTLISFLLIWNLGYWEDTMATLSLVLYATVLCIVIGIPLGIYAAHHQWLYKGIQPILDLMQTIPPFVYLIPTLTLFGLGVVPGVISTVIFAIAAPVRLTYLGISQVPTELVEAGKAFGCTDRQLLFKIELPAAMSSIGAGITQCIMLSLSMVVIAALVGADGLGVPVVRALNTVDIGKGFEAGLAIVLLAIWMDRFFRQKNPGEASA
- the choV gene encoding choline ABC transporter ATP-binding protein produces the protein MIELENVNVVFGRQPRRALPMIEQGLDREAIREKTGLVVGVQGANLSIKKGEICVLMGLSGSGKSSLLRCINGLNNVTSGAIRIEHDGQSVDFTQASDKVQRDIRTRRVSMVFQSFALMPWLTVEENVGFGLELQGLGKSERQEKVQRQLELVGLQDWAKCRPDELSGGMRQRVGLARALATESEILLMDEPFSALDPLIRHQLQDELLSLQAELQKTIVFVSHDLDEALKLGSHIAIMKDGQIVQHGKPESIVLKPENDYVKSFVASTNPLNVLAARSLMLPIDQVPEDAEGNRCLNKRYDTWLHTPESAEKAVVTSQGQTYQTQHWQEGQAIDSLAKRPTCIAPSTPLRDAVEIRYFTGHSLLVEENGAIIGAIGDRELYHAMLGKHLDDS
- a CDS encoding HD-GYP domain-containing protein, giving the protein MIKRIPIRSLKVGMYVTDLNNDWIPHNNDKRRGIVRTDETIEKIKRLGVTQIYIDPSKGLDSIDGEPVHEVDKQNETLLQQAGGLAPHLAPHAALDEEMIIARRIHSETQSLVGNLMQDVKLGKAIDLAPVHELAGNIQESVFRNPNAMACLGRIREKDNYLLEHSVNLSVLMSIFGKAMTHPPDVLHQTVVGALLHDIGKILTPDEILHKPGRLTPEEFAVMKKHAVHSHDILASTEGIGELTLLTAAQHHERMDGSGYPCGLKGEDISVYGRMVAIADVYDAITSNRVYHVGMTPTQGLKKLLEWSGDHLDPELVRQFIRCIGIYPVGSLVLLESGRLGVVIEGNEDDQRLPVIRIMYHTRFRMPIKVETLDLTKPNAQDRIVRAVDPATYKIDIRRFLA
- a CDS encoding TatD family hydrolase, with the protein product MSKKRREIPVFDQPIIETHCHLDYLKDRPLEETLAEAQRVNIERIVTIAVSPDNLATVRDLTGQADFVYGTQGVHPHDAEAYTDAAEQEIRAHVGGDKMVAVGEIGLDYFYDNADRNIQREVFRRQLQIACDTDRPVVIHSREADEDTIEILREFEATLKRRGVIHSFTSGPGLARYALEQGWCLGFNGISTFNKAENVRDIIRMTPIEQLLLETDSPFLTPVPYRGRENAPFYIPFVAEKVAEVKDLPLEHVLTQTYANSLKLFFDHLNGAPA